From the Flavobacterium gyeonganense genome, the window GTCACCCACTACAACCTCATTCAATTCTGTTCCCGTAGTTTTAAGCGAAAAGTCGATTACGTTGTTTTTGCCCTGTTCTACTGTTATTTCCTGAGTGGTGGAGGTATATCCAATATATTTAACAGTTACCTGATATGTTCCAACATTTATATTTAGCAATTCAAAACGGCCATTGTAGTCAGAAACAGTGTATTTGTTTTCTCCAACAATCTGAATCATGGCTCCAGGTAAAGGAAGTTTGTCATCAGCATCTAATACTTTTCCTGATATTATTGCCTTTTGAGCATACCCTGATATGGTTAATAAAAAGAGTATTGCTACTGCATAAAAATTTTTCATTCTGTATTTGGTTTAATTTCGTTTGCGAAACTAAAGCCTGAATGTTATTAAAGTCATTAAAAAAAATTAACATACTGTTATGATTGTATATTTTAAAATTGAAATTATTAATATTTATGTAACACTAGAGCATTAAATAATTGATTAACAGTAAAAACATATTAACTATTTAAGCTCCAATTGAATTTTTGGCGTTAAATTTGCCTTATCACACGAGCCTGAAAGGCGAAATGGCGAAGCAATCACAATCAAAAATCATCAATCATGTTAAAACAATTTTTTATCCTGTGTTCAGGAGCCGACCGAAATCTTCTCGAAGGCTGTTCAGAAGGCGAACAAACCAAGTATGTTGGTATTGGCGCCACCGTTTTTTTTACCGCAGTTATGGCTTTTCTGGCCAGTGCTTATGCGCTTTTTACAGTTTTTGATTCTATCTATCCAGCCCTGATTTTTGGATTGGTATGGAGTTTACTCATTTTTAATCTGGATCGTTTTATCGTTTCAACTATTAAAAAAAGAGATCGCTTTATGGATGAATTCCTGCAGGCAACTCCCAGAATCATGCTGGCAATTATTATTGCTATAGTAATTTCAAAGCCACTAGAAATCAAAATTTTCGAAAAAGAAATCAATACCGTTTTGCTTAAGGAAAAAAATGAAATGGAACTGGCCAATAAAAAGCAGGTTGGTAATTACTTTCAATCGGATTTAGATAAAAATAAGGCTGACATTGCTGCTTTAAAGGCTGATATACAAAAAAAAGAGAAAGAAGTAAATGATTTGTATTCTACTTACATTACAGAAGCCGAAGGAACTTCGGGAACTAAAAGATTAGGAAAAGGCCCGGTTTATAAAGAAAAAAGAGAAAAGCACGATGCTGCCTTAAAAGAATTCGAAAGCCTAAAAACTACTAACGAAGCCAAAATTGCCGAAAAAGAAAAAGTAGGCACACAGCTTCAGGCAGATCTGGATAAAAAGGTTTCACAGACACAACCAATCATCGAAGGTTTTGACGGATTAATGGCGAGAATAAATGCCTTGAATAAATTGCCATGGCTTCCGTCATTTTTCATCATGTTATTATTCCTCGCAATTGAAACCTCTCCAATAATTGCCAAATTACTGGCTCCAAAAGGCGAATTCGATATAAAACAAGAAGAAGCTGAAACTGCCATGAAAGCCACTTTGGAGCAAAATAAATACCAGCGTGAGTTACTAATAAAAACAAGTGCTGAAATGCATGACAAAGTGTATGCTGATATTGCCGAAGATAAAAACCTGTACAATCTTCAGCGAAAAAATGCAACTGATTTGTTAGAACTGCAATCAAACGGTTTTTTAGAAAAACAAAAAAGGACACTATAGTCAACAATGATTTATACAATTATAAAGAAAGAAGCTTAACAGGCTTCTTTTTTGTTTTTATAAAAAATCAATAAACGGAAAAAAATCGATAAACTCCCAAAAGATAAAATTCAGCTTGGTAAAAATATTGATTTTTCTAAAATTCATTGGAGTAAAGCCATAAAATGATTTAAAAGCAGCCGAAAAATGGGATACATCTTTATAGCCACATTTATAAGCGACCTCCCCTACATTTGAATTGTTATTTTTGAATAATTTTTTGGCATATTCCATTCTAAGTTTAGTCACATAACTTTTTACCGTGGTTTCAAAACAGGCTTTGAATCCTTTTTTGAGTTTAAATTCGTTAAGCGATATTAATCTTGAAAGTTCCAGGAGTGAAGGCGCATTTGTAAAATTGCGTTCTAAAATTCTTTTGGCTTCCAGCAGTTTTTTATAATCTTTTTCATCTACAGGAGCTTTACTTTCCAATTCTTTTAATGATTCAAGCTGAAAAATTAATAGCTCTTTTATCTTGGCTTCCAGATACATTTTTTTCATGGAACCCGAGTATTTACAATTCTTTATTTCATGAATAGCCCATTGAATTTCTGAATTGAACGGAACGTATTTTGGCGTCAGATAACCGGATTTTTTCTGTAAAATGTTTTTAGAGAATTTTTGATGTAAATCCCAGTTTTCATTAATCAGTTTGGAATAAAACTCGGGCGATAAAATAATGGATAAATAATTAATTTCTTCTAATTCAGGGATTTTAAAAGAAGCATTAAGTTTTGATGCATAGAGGATGTTATGGGTGTTTTCTGTGGTGTATTTTTCGCTTTCGACCTCGTCAATATCAGCTTCTACATTATTGCAGCAAATAAAATTCAGTACTACAGATTCTCCAATCATTTCAGTCCGGATCGTTTGAGGAGCTGAAAAATACATTTGGATATCAATAATCAAAATATCTTCTGCAATCAGATTAACACTGGTAATTTCACCCAGATTCTCTTTTTTTATACTGACATTTTCTTCAGTAAAATGATTTTTTTGATTGTAAGTGCCGGTTTCAATTTCTATAACCGGTTTTTCTTCTCCCAGAATGATTGATTTAAATCTCAAAATATAATCCGTTTTTACAAAATAATAATCCGTTTTTCCCTATTTGTTTTAAGAGCTGTGATGCTACTTTTGCTGTAAAATTATTTATAATAAGTCTAATTAAGAACAATATCTGCTAAAATTTTTAAATACCACCCATGCGCAACCTATACTCTTTTCTCATTCTGTTGATTTTGATGGCTTTACCATTATTTTCGCAGGAAAAACAGACTAAAGAAAAAACCGCTGCTACTGAAAAAATCAAAGGAGAAAAATCAGAAGCAGAAACATTAGAAAACATTACCGTACAGGGAACATCAAAAAAGAAAAAAATAGAAACTTCTGGATTTGCTGTTGGTATTATAGAAACAAAAGAATCATCATTAAGAAACCTTACAACTAATGAATTACTGGACAGGTCAGTTGGTGTACGCGTTAGACAAAATGGAGGGATCGGCTCAAATGTAGAGTATAATCTTAATGGGATGTCCGGAAGTACTGTTGGAATTTTCCTTAACGGAATTGAGGTTTCTACTTATGGTCAGTCTTTTAACCTTAACAATATTCCTCCGGCCATGATTGAGCGTATAGAGGTTTACAAAGGTGTTTTACCTTCTCACTTAACAGGAGACTATGTGGGTGGTGCCATCAATGTGGTCTTAAAAAAAGATGTATCCCAAAATACCGCTAATGCTGCTGTCTCTTATGGATCATTCAATACTTTTCAATCTGATTTTGGCGTAATGTATCGTGATAAAAAAACAGGTCTCTCATTTAGAGGTTCAGGTTCTTATATCTTTACTGACAACAGCTATGAGACTTGGGGACATTCATCGACTTATGTAAATGTATATCAGCAAATTATCCGAAACTATAGAGCAAAGCGTTTCAATAATACTTATAAAAATATAGCTGGACGTTTTGAAGTTGGTTTTACAGAGACCAAATGGGCTGATCAGTTTTTCATTGTCTACAATGGATCAAGCAATCATACAGATATTCCTCATGGTATAACGATGGCAGTACCTTATGTAGGCCGGTTTAATGAAACTGAAGCACATGTATTTGAACTGAACTACAATAAGAAAAATTTCCTGACGAAAGATTTAACTTTTAATGTCAATGCTGTACGAAGCGAACGTAGCACCTATTTGCAGGATACTGTTGGCTATGCTTACAATTGGGATGGCAAAATAAGGGAAGTTTATGAAAATGATGTTCTGGTTAAACTGAAAACAAAAGATGGAGGACAACAAGGAAAAAAAGTTATTTCTAATATAGATACAAAAATCACAAACGCCCGGGCCAATTTGGGTTATATTATTACTGACGGGCATCGTATATCGTTAAATAATAAATTTGAGGCAACGAATAGAAAAGAGGAAGATTTATTAAATCCTGCTTCCAAAGATTTAGCTACCGACAGTCATATTTACAAGAATATCATTTCTATGAATTATGAAGCCGAAACTTTTAACAGGAAATTAAAAACCAATCTATTAGGAAAGTACACCACTAACCGTGTCAATGATATTCGAAAAAAAATAGTAACAACTGATGGTGTAAACTCAATTGTACAAGATGAAGTTAGTAGCACTGATAGTAATTTTGGCTATGGAGGAACTGTATCCTATAATATAATTT encodes:
- a CDS encoding TonB-dependent receptor plug domain-containing protein yields the protein MRNLYSFLILLILMALPLFSQEKQTKEKTAATEKIKGEKSEAETLENITVQGTSKKKKIETSGFAVGIIETKESSLRNLTTNELLDRSVGVRVRQNGGIGSNVEYNLNGMSGSTVGIFLNGIEVSTYGQSFNLNNIPPAMIERIEVYKGVLPSHLTGDYVGGAINVVLKKDVSQNTANAAVSYGSFNTFQSDFGVMYRDKKTGLSFRGSGSYIFTDNSYETWGHSSTYVNVYQQIIRNYRAKRFNNTYKNIAGRFEVGFTETKWADQFFIVYNGSSNHTDIPHGITMAVPYVGRFNETEAHVFELNYNKKNFLTKDLTFNVNAVRSERSTYLQDTVGYAYNWDGKIREVYENDVLVKLKTKDGGQQGKKVISNIDTKITNARANLGYIITDGHRISLNNKFEATNRKEEDLLNPASKDLATDSHIYKNIISMNYEAETFNRKLKTNLLGKYTTNRVNDIRKKIVTTDGVNSIVQDEVSSTDSNFGYGGTVSYNIISNLFIIGSTENSYIMPSDTQLFGAPERNILPNLQLQPEKYVNYNLGFRWNPSDFGKHKVSLYANAFWRNGYNKITVQTVADADIKDESGADIQVSRYVNLQKTQAKGFEAEIIYIYNSRLNTSFNISKFNNLDKSESDENGNANRYYGHQVTNEPFFTMNINMQYSFYNIFQKTSVLSTYYNAGYVGEYFTVRGEPEFSVTPTQISHDLGLSYRFPSKKLVASLDIKNIFNAEVYDNFQIQKPGRGIYFKLNYTFSKF
- a CDS encoding helix-turn-helix domain-containing protein gives rise to the protein MRFKSIILGEEKPVIEIETGTYNQKNHFTEENVSIKKENLGEITSVNLIAEDILIIDIQMYFSAPQTIRTEMIGESVVLNFICCNNVEADIDEVESEKYTTENTHNILYASKLNASFKIPELEEINYLSIILSPEFYSKLINENWDLHQKFSKNILQKKSGYLTPKYVPFNSEIQWAIHEIKNCKYSGSMKKMYLEAKIKELLIFQLESLKELESKAPVDEKDYKKLLEAKRILERNFTNAPSLLELSRLISLNEFKLKKGFKACFETTVKSYVTKLRMEYAKKLFKNNNSNVGEVAYKCGYKDVSHFSAAFKSFYGFTPMNFRKINIFTKLNFIFWEFIDFFPFIDFL
- a CDS encoding DUF4407 domain-containing protein, with amino-acid sequence MLKQFFILCSGADRNLLEGCSEGEQTKYVGIGATVFFTAVMAFLASAYALFTVFDSIYPALIFGLVWSLLIFNLDRFIVSTIKKRDRFMDEFLQATPRIMLAIIIAIVISKPLEIKIFEKEINTVLLKEKNEMELANKKQVGNYFQSDLDKNKADIAALKADIQKKEKEVNDLYSTYITEAEGTSGTKRLGKGPVYKEKREKHDAALKEFESLKTTNEAKIAEKEKVGTQLQADLDKKVSQTQPIIEGFDGLMARINALNKLPWLPSFFIMLLFLAIETSPIIAKLLAPKGEFDIKQEEAETAMKATLEQNKYQRELLIKTSAEMHDKVYADIAEDKNLYNLQRKNATDLLELQSNGFLEKQKRTL